A stretch of the Vulcanisaeta souniana JCM 11219 genome encodes the following:
- a CDS encoding glycosyltransferase: MVKASVVWLNYNSMRFIDIAIKSLDSFLNLDFDGYELIVVDNTSTDGSFERIKKFIEEKRPSGVRVRVIRNERNLGYAGGMNVGWEARDPDSKYVAFVMDS, encoded by the coding sequence ATGGTTAAGGCGTCTGTGGTTTGGCTTAATTACAATAGCATGAGGTTCATCGACATTGCCATAAAGAGTCTTGATTCCTTTCTCAACCTCGACTTTGATGGTTATGAGTTGATTGTTGTTGATAATACCTCCACGGACGGTAGTTTCGAGCGCATTAAGAAATTCATTGAGGAGAAGAGACCGAGCGGTGTTAGGGTGAGGGTGATTCGTAATGAGAGGAACCTCGGGTACGCCGGCGGCATGAATGTTGGTTGGGAAGCCAGGGACCCAGACTCGAAGTACGTGGCATTTGTAATGGATTCGTAA
- a CDS encoding glycosyltransferase family 4 protein, with protein sequence MHHATVITIVPGVVNGVMIKKDPVCIPYGFARLGFRSVLVVGKALVRIPGVEVYELGLINPRRGRLPLYIYNALNSLASVIYYGVRLVGLLIRERPLFVLTYYSPTLLPILYFLGRVLGFRVVVKMDWDGVIRGNRIKRVVRALSLAFFSRFVNLMIIESYEALLNAVRFVPSLYSRLRVVYNGWCREVLGGGLSNERGKIVLTVARVEPVKGIHDLIRAFSLVAGKHGDWVLRIVGPVTDKDYFNELRRLVGELGLDGRVEFVGAVSDSELVREYRHASIFVLPSYLESFGIARIEALAFGLPVITTRTGGSEIVRGVGVIVEPGDVHNLANALDRLMSNEDLRRELSLRALERVQSLTYEAVCMRIIKEIMNV encoded by the coding sequence ATGCATCATGCCACAGTCATCACCATTGTGCCTGGCGTCGTTAATGGTGTGATGATTAAGAAGGACCCAGTCTGCATACCCTATGGCTTCGCCAGGTTGGGCTTCAGGAGCGTGTTAGTTGTGGGTAAAGCCTTAGTTCGAATTCCTGGTGTTGAGGTTTACGAGCTTGGGCTCATAAACCCTAGACGCGGTAGACTGCCGCTTTACATCTATAATGCTCTGAATAGCTTGGCGTCGGTCATTTACTATGGTGTTAGGTTGGTGGGTTTGCTTATTAGGGAGAGGCCGCTTTTTGTACTTACTTACTACTCTCCGACTCTCCTGCCCATCCTTTATTTCCTTGGTAGGGTCCTTGGTTTCCGCGTTGTTGTTAAGATGGATTGGGATGGCGTTATCCGTGGAAACCGTATCAAGAGGGTTGTCAGAGCTTTGTCCCTGGCTTTTTTCTCTAGGTTTGTTAATTTAATGATAATTGAGAGTTATGAGGCCCTCCTTAATGCGGTTAGGTTCGTGCCGAGCCTTTACTCTAGGCTTAGGGTTGTTTATAATGGTTGGTGTCGTGAGGTCTTGGGTGGTGGTTTAAGTAATGAGCGTGGTAAAATTGTATTGACCGTGGCGAGGGTTGAGCCTGTCAAGGGTATTCACGACTTGATCAGGGCATTCTCCCTTGTCGCTGGTAAGCATGGGGATTGGGTCCTAAGGATTGTTGGCCCGGTTACGGATAAGGACTACTTCAATGAGCTTAGGAGGTTGGTTGGTGAGCTTGGTCTCGATGGTCGTGTTGAGTTTGTTGGTGCTGTTAGTGATAGTGAGTTGGTTCGTGAGTATAGGCATGCATCAATATTCGTGCTACCCTCTTACCTAGAGAGTTTTGGCATTGCTAGGATTGAAGCCCTGGCCTTTGGTTTGCCCGTAATAACGACTAGGACTGGTGGCTCTGAGATTGTTAGGGGTGTTGGTGTCATTGTCGAGCCTGGCGATGTTCACAACCTCGCCAACGCCCTGGATAGGCTAATGAGCAATGAGGATCTTAGGAGGGAGTTATCACTAAGGGCTTTGGAGCGTGTCCAGTCGTTGACGTACGAAGCCGTTTGTATGAGGATTATTAAGGAGATTATGAACGTTTAA
- a CDS encoding FkbM family methyltransferase produces the protein MPGIVRDLSKSCIRVRCRSGGEVCINPVLYAQVVRYWYFGFIKRVECDPGNNALIINGLMVRLSFHDDYIDLGSVKFKHYYHPIAETFIDQVYSIAYVKNRVVVDVGAFVGDSPIYFVLKGAKKVYAIEPHPGACREMIENIALNNMQDKIIPINAALGSKSDIVKIADVGIEMTISTYHGSISNGATEVPMITLEQLIEDYGAEPDVLKMDCEGCEFDVIMNDYEHVKLFRELLLEVHGDEKELLSRLSKDYKCVMYEKQRILHCKRQW, from the coding sequence TTGCCTGGTATTGTAAGAGATCTCAGCAAAAGCTGTATCAGGGTTAGGTGCAGATCTGGCGGTGAGGTTTGTATTAACCCAGTCCTCTACGCTCAGGTTGTTAGATATTGGTATTTTGGCTTTATAAAGAGAGTTGAATGTGATCCGGGAAATAATGCATTAATCATTAACGGCTTGATGGTTAGGTTGTCGTTTCATGACGATTATATTGATCTAGGATCTGTAAAATTTAAGCATTATTATCATCCAATAGCTGAAACATTTATCGACCAGGTTTACAGCATCGCTTATGTCAAAAATAGAGTTGTTGTCGATGTTGGTGCCTTCGTCGGAGACTCGCCAATTTACTTTGTCCTTAAAGGCGCTAAGAAAGTTTACGCAATAGAGCCTCACCCTGGTGCTTGCCGTGAAATGATTGAAAACATCGCACTCAACAATATGCAGGATAAAATAATACCAATAAATGCAGCACTAGGAAGTAAATCCGATATTGTAAAGATTGCAGATGTTGGCATCGAGATGACGATAAGTACATACCACGGCTCAATAAGCAACGGCGCTACAGAAGTCCCGATGATAACCCTTGAGCAATTAATCGAGGACTACGGCGCTGAGCCTGATGTACTTAAAATGGATTGTGAAGGTTGCGAGTTTGACGTAATAATGAATGATTACGAGCATGTTAAGTTGTTTAGAGAGTTGTTGCTTGAAGTTCATGGCGATGAGAAGGAACTATTAAGCAGACTAAGCAAGGACTATAAATGCGTAATGTATGAAAAACAGAGAATACTACATTGCAAAAGGCAGTGGTGA
- a CDS encoding glycosyltransferase family 2 protein produces the protein MEYIVYIEDDAFIDATCLRSLINTLRVLPREYALVSPERGAKLCADFVVSKVMPSNRLYVALTGGSGAYVIRTDVVRELIRLGLGTYSSFIFFHWEDMEFMLKLWFMGFKTVSYELVCYRHVGRTSRNKPVYRRYTEYLGPLIAMVVDMPHTFLVKALPIRFIRDMVKSLIKGEVVLFVRAYLFIIVKLRLLLTHRTFRMRSFKSAALGNIVHNCVK, from the coding sequence GTGGAATACATTGTTTATATCGAGGATGATGCATTTATAGACGCTACATGCCTGAGGTCATTGATTAATACTCTAAGGGTCTTACCGAGGGAATACGCCCTTGTCTCTCCTGAGCGTGGTGCCAAGCTCTGCGCGGATTTTGTAGTTAGTAAGGTTATGCCAAGCAACCGTCTCTATGTTGCCTTGACTGGCGGTAGTGGTGCTTACGTGATTAGGACTGATGTCGTTAGGGAATTAATTAGGTTGGGTTTGGGCACCTACTCGAGTTTCATATTCTTTCATTGGGAAGATATGGAGTTCATGCTTAAGCTGTGGTTTATGGGCTTTAAAACCGTAAGTTATGAGCTCGTGTGCTACAGACATGTGGGTAGGACGAGTCGTAATAAGCCCGTCTATAGGAGGTATACTGAATACCTAGGGCCGTTGATAGCTATGGTTGTAGACATGCCGCATACTTTCCTAGTTAAAGCCTTACCGATTAGGTTTATACGCGATATGGTAAAGTCATTAATTAAAGGGGAAGTCGTTCTCTTTGTTCGCGCATATCTGTTTATAATTGTCAAGTTAAGATTGTTGCTCACCCATAGGACTTTCAGAATGAGGAGTTTCAAGTCCGCGGCTTTGGGAAATATTGTTCATAACTGCGTTAAGTAA